The Leptospira koniambonensis genome window below encodes:
- a CDS encoding tetratricopeptide repeat protein → MALTRPVIILLLCTFSSSIFSKEFVYAFRDVGMPKNTGKDGMPRKEKMVLVGETIMFDKVKPIEYEGKYKRFELGYDTRPDIVTVKVHHDPGIRPGQILYLIEKDFDHETFKDGSIVGQIEVKSIFQTAFTGKQLRGVGYLGMAKEKVLTVAYPVSSELSGPALVERKTGDYHFTRDEIPEAIQSFRKAIRLDPMSPVPHYRLGMLYLSEAGVDSKEPVCSGILPMSAGAEFSSAWKKRSRFDSDQDLIRFSREYVSFLNCKSDQAPSFSKNSFVPEELERAQEVAREGFRLSKTDYELLIRSAETYYKLYTSYSSSKRPKGSVSPEEEPKLRNRQEKSWEIAQKLLKEAALDNITDYRLHRLTSLLYGKRYMELSGGAKSTTISEEATFLRTKAVESIQAYKLHRPKNVPGDKDLLILEKDLGL, encoded by the coding sequence ATGGCCCTAACCCGACCTGTAATCATACTATTACTCTGCACTTTTTCCTCTTCTATCTTCTCCAAAGAATTCGTGTATGCGTTCCGAGATGTGGGAATGCCCAAAAACACAGGTAAAGATGGAATGCCAAGAAAAGAAAAAATGGTCTTAGTCGGGGAGACCATTATGTTCGATAAGGTCAAACCAATCGAATACGAAGGTAAATACAAAAGATTCGAATTGGGATACGACACAAGACCTGATATAGTCACTGTAAAAGTGCATCACGACCCAGGGATCCGCCCGGGACAGATACTCTATTTGATCGAAAAAGATTTTGATCATGAAACATTCAAAGACGGAAGTATCGTAGGACAAATAGAAGTTAAATCCATCTTCCAAACCGCATTCACAGGAAAACAATTAAGAGGTGTTGGATACTTAGGAATGGCAAAAGAGAAGGTACTGACCGTTGCCTATCCAGTCTCTTCCGAATTAAGCGGACCTGCACTCGTAGAACGTAAAACTGGAGATTATCATTTCACAAGAGATGAGATCCCAGAAGCAATCCAATCTTTCCGCAAAGCAATTCGTTTAGATCCAATGTCTCCAGTGCCGCATTACAGATTAGGAATGTTATACTTGAGCGAGGCAGGAGTAGATTCCAAAGAACCAGTATGTTCCGGGATCCTGCCGATGAGCGCGGGCGCAGAGTTTTCTTCTGCGTGGAAAAAAAGATCCAGATTTGATTCAGACCAAGATTTGATACGATTTTCCAGAGAATACGTTTCCTTTTTAAATTGTAAGTCTGATCAGGCTCCCAGCTTTTCCAAAAATAGTTTTGTTCCGGAAGAATTAGAAAGAGCACAAGAAGTGGCCAGAGAAGGATTCAGACTTTCCAAAACAGATTATGAACTTCTGATCAGAAGTGCAGAAACCTATTATAAATTATACACTTCTTATTCATCCAGCAAACGACCTAAGGGAAGTGTCTCTCCAGAAGAAGAGCCTAAACTCAGAAATCGCCAGGAAAAATCCTGGGAAATAGCCCAAAAACTTTTGAAAGAAGCAGCTCTTGATAATATCACAGACTATAGACTTCATAGATTGACTTCACTTCTTTACGGAAAGAGATATATGGAACTTTCAGGTGGAGCAAAATCTACTACGATCAGCGAAGAAGCAACCTTCTTGAGAACAAAAGCAGTAGAATCTATCCAAGCCTATAAACTTCATAGGCCTAAGAATGTTCCCGGAGATAAGGATCTTCTAATATTAGAAAAAGATCTTGGACTTTAA
- the mtnC gene encoding acireductone synthase, whose translation MEEQNTELYLFDIEGTTTPIEFVHKVLFPYSVQNFQSFFSETSAETVFAEALILASKNEKEYTEQVSNSPESLTKFCKYLVSKDRKLGILKEIQGRIWKKGYESGELKSTIFSDVPLFLERIKKSGKRAAVYSSGSVEAQVLIYKYCEAGDLTVYFENYYDTAVGGKKEASSYTKIAEKLSLPPSSIVFFTDIKEEADAATQAGVRPIIVSRPGNHPQAEHKYQVIEDFSKIL comes from the coding sequence TTGGAAGAACAAAACACCGAGTTATATTTATTTGATATAGAAGGTACAACCACGCCGATAGAATTCGTGCACAAGGTTTTATTCCCCTACTCGGTCCAAAACTTTCAATCATTCTTCTCTGAAACCTCGGCGGAAACAGTCTTCGCCGAGGCACTCATCCTCGCTTCCAAAAATGAAAAAGAATATACGGAACAAGTTTCCAATTCTCCAGAATCACTTACCAAATTTTGCAAATACCTAGTATCCAAAGATCGTAAATTAGGAATTTTGAAAGAGATCCAAGGAAGGATTTGGAAGAAAGGATATGAATCAGGCGAACTCAAAAGTACAATTTTCTCAGACGTTCCTCTCTTTTTAGAAAGGATCAAAAAATCAGGAAAACGTGCTGCTGTATATTCTTCGGGAAGTGTAGAAGCCCAAGTTCTGATCTATAAATACTGCGAAGCAGGAGACCTAACAGTATATTTCGAAAACTATTATGATACAGCGGTAGGTGGAAAAAAAGAAGCTTCCAGTTATACTAAAATCGCCGAAAAACTTTCTTTGCCTCCAAGTTCTATTGTATTCTTCACGGACATAAAAGAAGAAGCGGATGCAGCAACCCAAGCTGGAGTTCGACCTATTATCGTTTCTCGGCCAGGGAACCATCCTCAGGCGGAACATAAGTATCAAGTGATAGAGGACTTTAGCAAGATCTTGTAA
- a CDS encoding MFS transporter produces MSQPTSEKSLLRYFGLGELAAHGGNAILAFWMIMGMAFFLFADQNLIAPNLRNIAGSFGITDQQEIDWKLGGLIPICFFVLGGFVSVYMGYLTQRFPRKPLVIGTVLLGEIPCLLSGFARNYEEFLILRTLTGFGLGGSFPLLFSLVADYFSDKSRSTAAGYLSLSMGLGVGLGQIVGGTLGTSDPINGWRDSFIYMAAPSFLFMLIYGLFCKEPARGGKEKELTNVSTDVNSEAVRLTWKDIKTLFSTKTNIGIFMQGIPGCVPWGVFFVFLNDYYEFHYGMPKDSASAMVIFAAVGIFIGTFFGGVVGQKIYDTNKTFLPIFCGSMILIGILPTVYLLHAGSVAGSSAFIFINILTGIIISVTGPNVRALIMNVNPPKSRSSMFALYNLTDNLGNGLGPAMAALILTVLPDRTQAFTIAILFWIPCGLAWLYILKNFKHDEQKMHEELAAEASRIKRTA; encoded by the coding sequence ATGTCTCAACCGACCTCGGAAAAAAGCCTGCTTCGATATTTCGGATTAGGCGAACTTGCCGCCCATGGAGGAAACGCGATCCTCGCCTTTTGGATGATTATGGGAATGGCCTTCTTTCTATTCGCGGACCAAAACCTGATCGCGCCAAACCTCAGAAACATAGCAGGCTCTTTCGGGATCACTGACCAACAAGAGATCGATTGGAAATTGGGAGGACTCATCCCAATCTGCTTCTTCGTTTTAGGAGGATTTGTTTCGGTTTACATGGGTTATCTTACTCAAAGATTTCCTAGAAAACCTTTGGTCATCGGAACAGTATTATTGGGAGAGATCCCTTGCCTTCTTTCCGGATTCGCAAGAAACTACGAAGAATTTTTAATCCTTAGAACTCTAACAGGTTTCGGATTGGGAGGAAGTTTCCCTCTTCTATTCTCCTTAGTAGCGGATTATTTTTCAGACAAGTCCCGTTCCACTGCCGCAGGATATTTATCTCTTTCCATGGGACTGGGAGTAGGCCTCGGGCAAATAGTGGGCGGAACTTTAGGAACCTCCGACCCGATCAACGGATGGAGAGACAGTTTTATTTATATGGCTGCGCCTTCTTTCTTATTCATGCTGATCTACGGATTATTCTGTAAAGAACCTGCAAGAGGAGGAAAAGAGAAGGAATTGACAAATGTATCCACCGACGTGAACTCAGAAGCTGTTCGCTTAACATGGAAGGATATTAAAACTCTATTTTCTACCAAGACCAATATTGGTATTTTCATGCAAGGTATCCCAGGATGTGTTCCTTGGGGGGTATTCTTCGTATTTTTGAACGATTATTACGAATTCCATTATGGAATGCCTAAAGACTCCGCTTCTGCAATGGTCATATTTGCTGCTGTTGGGATCTTTATCGGAACCTTTTTCGGCGGAGTTGTAGGCCAAAAAATATACGATACGAACAAAACATTCTTACCTATCTTCTGCGGTAGTATGATCCTTATTGGGATCTTGCCTACTGTATATCTATTACACGCAGGAAGTGTTGCAGGAAGTTCTGCATTCATTTTCATTAATATACTTACAGGTATTATTATATCCGTAACAGGACCGAATGTAAGAGCGCTTATTATGAATGTGAATCCTCCAAAAAGTAGATCTTCTATGTTTGCTCTTTATAATCTTACGGACAATTTGGGGAACGGGCTCGGACCTGCAATGGCGGCATTGATCCTTACAGTATTGCCGGATAGAACACAAGCATTTACGATCGCGATCCTTTTCTGGATACCTTGCGGACTGGCTTGGCTCTATATCCTGAAAAATTTCAAACACGACGAACAAAAGATGCACGAAGAATTGGCAGCAGAAGCTAGCAGGATCAAAAGGACAGCTTAA
- a CDS encoding alpha/beta hydrolase has translation MAYQHKEFFFQSSRDNTKLYGQAWTKSGANRVIVFCHGFGEHSGRYSNLIQYFKDSDVNFYGLDLRGHGKSEGKRGHASGFEAFVDDLADFVQEVRKREHRDKILLLGHSMGGVVVIRYALEGINQDYIYGVVACSSALKIPTTPVQRFQISVAGFLRKIAPSTTLDANLDTNLVSRDPEVVQAYIDDPMVHGKISFSMGYELFQQGAIANRKAGILRTPILILHGLADGIADPAGSLEFYNHLVYKNKRMKTYKGFYHELMNEPAGEREKVLKDIKEFMDSLVPERAKSSAKKVSAKKATKLKPSPKKKAAAKKK, from the coding sequence ATGGCCTACCAACATAAAGAGTTCTTCTTTCAATCTTCCAGAGACAATACCAAATTATACGGTCAAGCATGGACCAAATCCGGAGCCAATCGTGTAATTGTTTTCTGTCATGGATTCGGAGAACATAGCGGTAGGTATTCCAACCTTATCCAATATTTTAAGGATAGCGATGTTAACTTTTACGGTTTGGATCTAAGAGGTCATGGTAAATCGGAAGGCAAAAGAGGTCATGCTTCCGGTTTCGAAGCATTTGTAGATGATCTTGCTGACTTCGTGCAAGAGGTTCGCAAAAGAGAACATAGGGATAAGATCCTACTTTTAGGACATTCTATGGGTGGAGTAGTGGTCATCCGCTACGCTTTGGAAGGTATCAACCAGGATTATATCTATGGAGTTGTTGCCTGTTCTTCTGCATTAAAAATCCCTACTACACCAGTCCAAAGATTCCAGATCTCTGTGGCTGGTTTTTTACGTAAGATCGCACCTTCTACCACTCTGGACGCGAACCTGGATACAAATTTGGTAAGTAGAGATCCAGAAGTGGTCCAAGCTTATATCGATGATCCTATGGTTCACGGTAAAATTTCATTTTCTATGGGTTATGAATTGTTCCAACAAGGTGCAATTGCAAATAGAAAGGCCGGGATCTTAAGAACTCCTATCTTAATTCTACATGGTTTGGCTGACGGGATCGCCGATCCTGCCGGAAGTTTGGAATTTTATAATCATTTGGTTTATAAGAATAAAAGAATGAAAACCTATAAAGGTTTCTATCATGAACTTATGAACGAACCTGCAGGAGAAAGAGAAAAGGTCCTAAAGGATATCAAAGAATTTATGGATTCTTTGGTCCCAGAAAGGGCAAAATCATCTGCTAAAAAGGTCAGTGCGAAGAAGGCCACAAAATTGAAACCTTCTCCCAAAAAGAAAGCAGCAGCAAAGAAGAAGTAA
- a CDS encoding endonuclease/exonuclease/phosphatase family protein, whose protein sequence is MKLFKRILLVLLSVFALLLLLVYFSTFHPSDLESVQVKCEEGAPSLESSESIKVLSWNVQYFAGRNRVFWYDVPDETGPDTGPSREEIESTLKKVANVISERDPDFVLFQEVDDGAKKTYSENQSERILPLLSDKYPCQTEAFYWKAGFVPHPKIMGPVGMKLTIFSKYKILSASRHQLPTPPADPITKQLQLKRAILEASIDVKDKQPLVLLNTHLDAFSMGTDTMQRQVAFIGQLLEKLDSEGSEWVLAGDFNLLPPGFSRKQLHVNGAYYYSDDEEISPLFKKWNSTASLEELNGSNQEKFYTHVPNDPQIAKPDRTIDYMFYSKGLTKKEYKVLKEGDALESSDHLPLEGTFSLETR, encoded by the coding sequence TTGAAATTATTCAAAAGAATCCTTCTGGTTTTGTTAAGTGTTTTCGCGTTATTACTTCTGTTAGTTTATTTTTCCACATTCCATCCATCCGATTTGGAATCAGTACAAGTAAAATGTGAAGAAGGTGCTCCAAGCCTAGAGTCTTCCGAATCGATCAAGGTACTATCTTGGAATGTGCAATACTTTGCAGGAAGGAATCGTGTATTTTGGTATGATGTTCCGGATGAAACTGGACCAGATACTGGCCCGTCCAGAGAAGAGATAGAATCTACTCTCAAAAAAGTTGCGAATGTGATCTCAGAAAGAGATCCTGATTTTGTTCTATTCCAAGAAGTGGATGACGGAGCTAAAAAAACGTATTCTGAAAATCAGTCAGAAAGAATTCTTCCTTTGCTTTCTGATAAATACCCCTGCCAAACAGAAGCATTTTATTGGAAGGCAGGATTTGTTCCTCATCCAAAGATTATGGGCCCTGTTGGAATGAAATTAACTATATTCAGTAAATATAAAATTCTTTCTGCTTCTCGCCACCAACTTCCTACTCCTCCCGCAGATCCGATCACTAAACAATTACAATTAAAACGTGCGATCTTAGAAGCATCCATAGATGTAAAAGATAAACAACCTTTGGTTCTTTTGAATACACATTTGGATGCATTCTCCATGGGAACGGATACAATGCAAAGACAGGTCGCATTTATAGGCCAATTATTGGAAAAATTGGATTCAGAAGGATCGGAATGGGTTTTGGCAGGAGACTTTAATCTTCTTCCTCCAGGTTTTTCCAGAAAACAATTACATGTTAACGGGGCTTATTATTATAGCGACGACGAGGAAATTTCTCCATTATTCAAAAAATGGAATTCTACCGCAAGTTTAGAAGAATTGAACGGATCTAATCAGGAAAAATTTTACACTCATGTTCCTAACGATCCTCAGATCGCAAAGCCTGATAGGACCATTGATTATATGTTCTATTCTAAAGGTTTAACTAAGAAAGAATATAAAGTCTTAAAAGAAGGAGACGCCTTAGAATCCAGTGATCATCTTCCTTTAGAAGGTACCTTCTCCTTAGAAACTCGTTAA
- a CDS encoding VOC family protein codes for MRPFKILGVQQIAVGGDSKDKLKKFWVDTLGLQNIGSFRSEKENVDEDILQMGKGPYAVEVDIMEPVDPSKSPKVNDPKLNHIGLWVDDIHKAVEWLSAQGVRFTPGGIRKGAGGHEVTFIHPKGNEEFPLCGEGVLVELVQAPKEVIEALG; via the coding sequence ATGAGACCGTTTAAAATTCTGGGAGTGCAGCAGATCGCAGTCGGCGGAGATAGTAAGGATAAACTCAAAAAATTTTGGGTAGATACTCTCGGATTGCAAAACATTGGTTCTTTTAGAAGTGAAAAAGAGAACGTAGATGAGGATATCCTACAGATGGGCAAAGGTCCTTACGCTGTAGAAGTAGATATCATGGAGCCTGTGGATCCAAGCAAAAGTCCAAAAGTGAATGATCCTAAATTGAATCATATTGGACTTTGGGTTGATGATATTCACAAAGCAGTAGAATGGCTAAGCGCTCAAGGAGTTCGTTTTACTCCAGGAGGGATCCGCAAAGGTGCTGGCGGTCATGAAGTGACTTTTATTCATCCAAAAGGAAATGAAGAATTTCCACTTTGTGGAGAAGGTGTTCTTGTAGAGCTTGTGCAAGCTCCTAAAGAAGTGATCGAAGCATTAGGCTGA
- a CDS encoding adenylate/guanylate cyclase domain-containing protein → MEKNETSKEQNTFFEQEYKLLSDAQSFLEDSNTKEDPKQKLKTIIGSYESLLKQSSKIMKIGDSTQHRLLKTQEALTDSNIMLEAAYMDLKLVTEIGKIITSSLEPKIIIQSVYENTKSIVPMDVLAFGTYDEEKKEIKYKFCVIDGRYVPAPSVDSLEEDNPSSYCVKQQKELITLDIEKDYPNYLSDIRKHFGENSQSALYFPLKVEERLIGILTVHSYSKNAFQPNQLNILRTLANYVAIGVDNADAYRTLSKRNKELKDSLEKIEVLNKSIEEERQKSENLLLNILPRSIADRLKGGEGVIADYFPSSTVLFADIVGFSKLTTKIQTPTRLVEILNRIFTEFDVIADKYKLEKIKTIGDCYMLAGGIPVPTEDHAHKAAQAALDMIHRLNELKPELEFEFNVRIGLHTGEVVAGVIGKNKFVYDLWGDSVNTASRMESHGATGRIHVSESVYLSLKDKYNFEDRNVIEVKGKGPMHTYFLQGIK, encoded by the coding sequence GTGGAAAAGAACGAAACTTCGAAAGAACAAAATACTTTTTTCGAGCAAGAATATAAACTTCTCTCGGACGCTCAGTCTTTTTTAGAAGATTCGAATACCAAAGAGGATCCTAAACAAAAGTTAAAAACGATTATAGGATCCTACGAGTCTCTTCTCAAACAATCTTCAAAGATCATGAAGATCGGGGATTCCACCCAGCATAGACTTCTCAAAACCCAAGAAGCATTAACCGATTCTAATATAATGTTAGAGGCCGCTTATATGGACCTCAAACTTGTAACAGAGATCGGTAAGATAATCACTTCTTCCCTCGAACCTAAAATCATTATACAATCAGTTTATGAGAATACTAAGTCAATCGTTCCAATGGATGTTCTCGCATTCGGAACTTACGACGAAGAAAAAAAAGAGATCAAATATAAGTTTTGCGTAATAGACGGAAGATATGTCCCGGCTCCTTCCGTAGATTCTTTAGAAGAGGATAACCCTTCTTCTTATTGTGTAAAACAACAGAAAGAACTGATCACCTTAGATATTGAAAAAGATTATCCAAATTATTTATCAGATATCAGAAAACATTTCGGAGAAAATTCCCAATCAGCATTATACTTCCCCCTAAAGGTAGAAGAACGTCTGATCGGAATTCTTACAGTTCACAGTTATTCTAAAAATGCATTCCAACCAAATCAGCTGAATATTCTCAGGACATTGGCAAACTATGTTGCAATCGGTGTGGATAACGCGGATGCCTATAGAACTCTTTCCAAAAGAAACAAAGAATTAAAAGATTCATTGGAAAAGATCGAAGTTTTAAATAAGAGTATAGAAGAAGAAAGACAGAAGTCCGAAAATCTTCTCTTGAATATTCTACCCAGAAGTATTGCGGATCGTTTAAAAGGAGGAGAAGGAGTTATCGCAGATTATTTCCCTTCTTCTACCGTACTTTTTGCTGATATAGTTGGATTTTCTAAATTAACCACTAAGATCCAAACACCGACTAGACTAGTAGAGATCTTAAACCGTATTTTTACAGAATTCGATGTGATCGCCGACAAATATAAATTAGAAAAAATTAAAACAATAGGCGATTGTTACATGTTAGCAGGAGGTATTCCTGTCCCAACGGAAGACCATGCTCATAAAGCGGCTCAGGCAGCTCTCGACATGATACATCGTTTGAACGAATTAAAACCTGAGTTAGAATTCGAGTTTAATGTTCGGATCGGTCTTCATACCGGAGAGGTTGTTGCCGGAGTGATCGGAAAGAACAAATTCGTATACGATCTCTGGGGTGATTCAGTTAATACTGCTTCTCGTATGGAATCTCATGGAGCAACCGGAAGGATCCATGTTTCTGAATCTGTTTATCTTTCCTTAAAAGATAAATATAATTTTGAAGATAGGAATGTAATCGAGGTAAAAGGAAAAGGCCCGATGCATACTTACTTCCTGCAGGGAATTAAGTAA
- a CDS encoding DUF1987 domain-containing protein gives MESLHIQQTKTSPEIILESDKGLAEIIGESYPENAMAFYKPVFDWLSAIQTANKQIQFRFQMDYFNTSSSKVIMDILDNLQKYHDKGGKVEVEWLYKEDDEDMQETGEEFSSDLSLTFKMKSYK, from the coding sequence ATGGAATCCTTACATATACAACAGACTAAAACTTCACCGGAAATCATCTTAGAATCAGATAAGGGGCTCGCGGAAATTATCGGAGAATCTTATCCGGAAAACGCAATGGCGTTTTACAAACCAGTCTTTGATTGGTTGTCAGCAATCCAAACTGCAAACAAACAAATCCAGTTCCGTTTCCAAATGGATTATTTTAATACCAGTTCTTCCAAAGTGATCATGGATATATTGGACAATCTCCAGAAATATCATGACAAAGGTGGAAAGGTAGAAGTCGAATGGCTTTATAAAGAAGACGATGAGGACATGCAGGAAACCGGAGAAGAATTCTCTTCCGATTTGTCCCTGACTTTCAAAATGAAATCTTATAAATAA
- a CDS encoding SiaB family protein kinase, translating to MENEVVNLFKTYQETSEFNLLVSFKGRLSQEVLTELGSMIRTSLSTESKIKKIFAVFIELAQNMLHYSAERKINEEQKDAGVGILIVRENSVGYHVASGNLVLNEKIEFLTERIQKINSMSKDELKSFYQQQLRSERPEDSKGAGVGLIDIARKSDGPLVFRFDKLDNKLSFFTISAFFTKEN from the coding sequence ATGGAAAATGAAGTCGTAAATCTATTTAAGACTTATCAGGAAACTAGCGAGTTTAATCTGCTCGTATCCTTTAAGGGCAGACTGTCCCAGGAAGTTCTAACTGAATTAGGATCTATGATCCGGACTTCTTTGAGCACGGAATCCAAAATAAAGAAAATTTTCGCGGTATTTATAGAACTAGCGCAAAATATGCTGCACTACTCCGCTGAGCGAAAAATTAACGAAGAGCAGAAAGATGCAGGCGTAGGGATCCTCATAGTCAGGGAAAATTCGGTTGGCTACCATGTTGCTTCGGGAAATTTGGTACTAAACGAGAAGATCGAGTTTTTGACCGAAAGGATCCAAAAAATCAACTCCATGAGTAAGGACGAATTAAAGTCCTTCTACCAACAGCAACTTAGATCGGAGAGGCCGGAAGATAGCAAAGGAGCAGGTGTGGGATTAATCGATATCGCCAGGAAGTCAGACGGACCTCTGGTGTTTCGTTTCGACAAATTGGATAACAAACTATCCTTTTTTACAATCTCCGCATTCTTTACGAAGGAAAACTAA